The following are from one region of the Coccinella septempunctata chromosome 7, icCocSept1.1, whole genome shotgun sequence genome:
- the LOC123316977 gene encoding uncharacterized protein LOC123316977 isoform X1, with product MPPTGSSSRKSSNDWKTYVVADKGGRLKFPSTIPKVRSKLTEKLVIFFMILSLYCTFYLNDFDEICLEAISYGVLIFYAMEALYRLILSFEELLNHFMPRYQNSIRHLFNSFIFTRESCFVATMFAIVEWYFYNKHGLIDLNKLDRRSFFSIALFVWFLGKVTRVLPEMKECEKDKEIRSEKSEKIQKTKCAHCRKTVTRGIKCTECEDIFHYSCLKKSANQNQAICKHVGQSQSKDEENHQNKILSVENSYLKELLKAVKDKNQILITNNQLLLEKIELLETEKNRNIKSLQPIEVKKKPSINTKDGRQQIQENVPNPDKLHANEVELHTNEKQVITVSEQSSSVLKSHDMTDRRTISTSQPNLYEKIEIISNTNKTRKETNKQLNQQESFEFGGDEENKTDENTQLSKNRRANIGTARIQKSDVYIKFQSVDPDKVNKKLWLFISRVKASVEKSDIRLYIAEKASVDISEINVQILDTKSEKSFKEFMVGVPIDLEKQIYKNKFWPTGIYFSPFDFARGQHFSEEQASIYNSLRFEEDDGLNYSSAMAHSFFHGYLRLILPKTGGQDKNLIEIIEVYSDKHNVQVFPKLFILVPKSAVCPVSLEGTNIHLSSSLEEKQLTIAGVQKRVYKNSVYKVRDPQNPKQPNYVCAEYATPLRTFFKALEASGKYNENFKKHQDDIVLHFYLTTRDLVMNDPDISNLCELIYYDDRDEKGNFRDVAPILLRKIRKRL from the exons ATGCCGCCAACAGGCAGTAGCAGTAGAAAATCTTCAAATGATTGGAAAACG TATGTAGTAGCTGATAAAGGAGGCAGATTAAAGTTTCCTTCTACAATACCAAAAGTGCGCTCTAAATTAACGGAAAAATTGGTTATTTTCTTCATGATACTATCTTTATATT GTACGTTTTATTTAAATGACTTTgatgaaatatgccttgaag CGATCAGTTATGGTGTCCTCATCTTTTATGCAATGGAAGCTTTGTACAGACTCATACTTTCCTTTGAGGAACTCCTTAATCATTTCATGCCAAGGTATCAAAATAGCATACGACACTTGTTCAACTCCTTCATATTCACAAGAGAGTCATGCTTTGTTGCTACAATGTTTGCAATAGTGGAATGGTACTTCTACAACAAGCATGGGTTAATTGACTTGAATAAACTCGATAGACGTTCATTCTTTAGCATTGCTCTTTTTGTATGGTTTCTAGGAAAAGTTACAAGAGTT TTGCCAGAGATGAAGGAATGTGAAAAAGATAAGGAAATTCGTTCAGAAAAATCTGAGAAAATACAGAAAACCAAGTGTGCTCATTGCAGAAAAACAGTTACGAGAGGTATTAAGTGCACTGAATGTGAAGATATTTTCCATTATAGTTGTCTGAAAAAGTCAGCAAATCAAAACCAAGCTATCTGCAAACATGTAGGGCAAAGTCAATCCAAAGATGAAGAGAATCATCAGAACAAAATATTAAGTGTGgaaaattcctatctgaaagaATTACTCAAAGCAGTGAAAGATAAGAATCAAATTCTGATAACAAATAATCAACTATTGCTGGAAAAAATTGAGTTATTAGAAACTGAAAAGAATCGAAATATAAAAAGTTTGCAACCGattgaagtgaaaaaaaaaccaagTATAAACACCAAAGATGGCAGACAACAGATACAAGAGAATGTTCCCAACCCCGACAAGCTGCATGCAAATGAAGTAGAACTACATACTAatgaaaaacaagttataaCAGTTTCCGAACAAAGTTCTTCCGTCTTGAAATCTCATGATATGACAGATCGCAGAACAATTTCAACATCACAACCTAATCTCTatgagaaaattgaaattatctcaAATACAAACAAAACAAGGAAGGAAACTAATAAACAATTAAATCAACAGGAATCTTTCGAATTTGGGGGAGATGAAGAAAACAAGACAGATGAAAATACGCAACTATCAAAAAACCGAAGAGCTAATATCGGAACTGCACGAATACAAAAAAGTGATGTATATATCAAGTTCCAATCAGTCGATCCGGACAAAGTGAACAAAAAACTGTGGCTTTTCATTTCTAGAGTGAAAGCCTCTGTGGAAAAATCTGATATTCGATTATATATTGCGGAGAAAGCGTCAGTGGATATCAGTGAAATAAATGTGCAGATTTTGGatacaaaatcagaaaaaagctTTAAGGAATTCATGGTCGGAGTTCCAATAGACTTAGAGAAGCAAATATATAAGAATAAGTTTTGGCCCACAGGAATATATTTCTCTCCTTTCGACTTCGCACGTGGACAACATTTTTCAGAG GAACAAGCCTCCATTTATAACTCTTTACGATTCGAAGAAGATGATGGTTTGAACTACAGTTCGGCAATGGCTCATTCATTTTTCCATGGATATTTGAGATTGATTTTACCAAAAACGGGTGGACAGGACAAGaatttaattgaaattattgaagTATATTCTGATAAGCATAACGTCCAGGTTTTTCCCAAACTCTTCATATTGGTACCAAAGTCGGCTGTGTGCCCTGTTAGTTTAGAAGGGACCAATATTCATTTGAGTTCC AGTTTAGAGGAAAAGCAATTGACGATAGCTGGAGTTCAGAAGAGAGTGTATAAAAATTCCGTGTATAAAGTTAGGGATCCACAGAACCCAAAGCAGCCTAACTATGTTTGTGCAGAATATGCTACTCCATTAAGAACTTTTTTCAAAGCGTTGGAAGCTAGTGGAAAATACAACG aaaACTTCAAAAAGCACCAAGATGATATCGTTTTGCATTTTTATTTGACGACAAGAGATTTAGTGATGAATGATCCAGACATTAGTAATCTATGTGAATTGATTTATTATGATG ATCGTGATGAAAAAGGCAACTTCAGGGATGTAGCTCCCATACTACtcagaaaaataagaaaaaggtTGTGA
- the LOC123316977 gene encoding stimulator of interferon genes protein isoform X3 yields MPPTGSSSRKSSNDWKTYVVADKGGRLKFPSTIPKVRSKLTEKLVIFFMILSLYCTFYLNDFDEICLEAISYGVLIFYAMEALYRLILSFEELLNHFMPRYQNSIRHLFNSFIFTRESCFVATMFAIVEWYFYNKHGLIDLNKLDRRSFFSIALFVWFLGKVTRVEQASIYNSLRFEEDDGLNYSSAMAHSFFHGYLRLILPKTGGQDKNLIEIIEVYSDKHNVQVFPKLFILVPKSAVCPVSLEGTNIHLSSSLEEKQLTIAGVQKRVYKNSVYKVRDPQNPKQPNYVCAEYATPLRTFFKALEASGKYNENFKKHQDDIVLHFYLTTRDLVMNDPDISNLCELIYYDDRDEKGNFRDVAPILLRKIRKRL; encoded by the exons ATGCCGCCAACAGGCAGTAGCAGTAGAAAATCTTCAAATGATTGGAAAACG TATGTAGTAGCTGATAAAGGAGGCAGATTAAAGTTTCCTTCTACAATACCAAAAGTGCGCTCTAAATTAACGGAAAAATTGGTTATTTTCTTCATGATACTATCTTTATATT GTACGTTTTATTTAAATGACTTTgatgaaatatgccttgaag CGATCAGTTATGGTGTCCTCATCTTTTATGCAATGGAAGCTTTGTACAGACTCATACTTTCCTTTGAGGAACTCCTTAATCATTTCATGCCAAGGTATCAAAATAGCATACGACACTTGTTCAACTCCTTCATATTCACAAGAGAGTCATGCTTTGTTGCTACAATGTTTGCAATAGTGGAATGGTACTTCTACAACAAGCATGGGTTAATTGACTTGAATAAACTCGATAGACGTTCATTCTTTAGCATTGCTCTTTTTGTATGGTTTCTAGGAAAAGTTACAAGAGTT GAACAAGCCTCCATTTATAACTCTTTACGATTCGAAGAAGATGATGGTTTGAACTACAGTTCGGCAATGGCTCATTCATTTTTCCATGGATATTTGAGATTGATTTTACCAAAAACGGGTGGACAGGACAAGaatttaattgaaattattgaagTATATTCTGATAAGCATAACGTCCAGGTTTTTCCCAAACTCTTCATATTGGTACCAAAGTCGGCTGTGTGCCCTGTTAGTTTAGAAGGGACCAATATTCATTTGAGTTCC AGTTTAGAGGAAAAGCAATTGACGATAGCTGGAGTTCAGAAGAGAGTGTATAAAAATTCCGTGTATAAAGTTAGGGATCCACAGAACCCAAAGCAGCCTAACTATGTTTGTGCAGAATATGCTACTCCATTAAGAACTTTTTTCAAAGCGTTGGAAGCTAGTGGAAAATACAACG aaaACTTCAAAAAGCACCAAGATGATATCGTTTTGCATTTTTATTTGACGACAAGAGATTTAGTGATGAATGATCCAGACATTAGTAATCTATGTGAATTGATTTATTATGATG ATCGTGATGAAAAAGGCAACTTCAGGGATGTAGCTCCCATACTACtcagaaaaataagaaaaaggtTGTGA
- the LOC123316977 gene encoding uncharacterized protein LOC123316977 isoform X2 codes for MILSLYCTFYLNDFDEICLEAISYGVLIFYAMEALYRLILSFEELLNHFMPRYQNSIRHLFNSFIFTRESCFVATMFAIVEWYFYNKHGLIDLNKLDRRSFFSIALFVWFLGKVTRVLPEMKECEKDKEIRSEKSEKIQKTKCAHCRKTVTRGIKCTECEDIFHYSCLKKSANQNQAICKHVGQSQSKDEENHQNKILSVENSYLKELLKAVKDKNQILITNNQLLLEKIELLETEKNRNIKSLQPIEVKKKPSINTKDGRQQIQENVPNPDKLHANEVELHTNEKQVITVSEQSSSVLKSHDMTDRRTISTSQPNLYEKIEIISNTNKTRKETNKQLNQQESFEFGGDEENKTDENTQLSKNRRANIGTARIQKSDVYIKFQSVDPDKVNKKLWLFISRVKASVEKSDIRLYIAEKASVDISEINVQILDTKSEKSFKEFMVGVPIDLEKQIYKNKFWPTGIYFSPFDFARGQHFSEEQASIYNSLRFEEDDGLNYSSAMAHSFFHGYLRLILPKTGGQDKNLIEIIEVYSDKHNVQVFPKLFILVPKSAVCPVSLEGTNIHLSSSLEEKQLTIAGVQKRVYKNSVYKVRDPQNPKQPNYVCAEYATPLRTFFKALEASGKYNENFKKHQDDIVLHFYLTTRDLVMNDPDISNLCELIYYDDRDEKGNFRDVAPILLRKIRKRL; via the exons ATGATACTATCTTTATATT GTACGTTTTATTTAAATGACTTTgatgaaatatgccttgaag CGATCAGTTATGGTGTCCTCATCTTTTATGCAATGGAAGCTTTGTACAGACTCATACTTTCCTTTGAGGAACTCCTTAATCATTTCATGCCAAGGTATCAAAATAGCATACGACACTTGTTCAACTCCTTCATATTCACAAGAGAGTCATGCTTTGTTGCTACAATGTTTGCAATAGTGGAATGGTACTTCTACAACAAGCATGGGTTAATTGACTTGAATAAACTCGATAGACGTTCATTCTTTAGCATTGCTCTTTTTGTATGGTTTCTAGGAAAAGTTACAAGAGTT TTGCCAGAGATGAAGGAATGTGAAAAAGATAAGGAAATTCGTTCAGAAAAATCTGAGAAAATACAGAAAACCAAGTGTGCTCATTGCAGAAAAACAGTTACGAGAGGTATTAAGTGCACTGAATGTGAAGATATTTTCCATTATAGTTGTCTGAAAAAGTCAGCAAATCAAAACCAAGCTATCTGCAAACATGTAGGGCAAAGTCAATCCAAAGATGAAGAGAATCATCAGAACAAAATATTAAGTGTGgaaaattcctatctgaaagaATTACTCAAAGCAGTGAAAGATAAGAATCAAATTCTGATAACAAATAATCAACTATTGCTGGAAAAAATTGAGTTATTAGAAACTGAAAAGAATCGAAATATAAAAAGTTTGCAACCGattgaagtgaaaaaaaaaccaagTATAAACACCAAAGATGGCAGACAACAGATACAAGAGAATGTTCCCAACCCCGACAAGCTGCATGCAAATGAAGTAGAACTACATACTAatgaaaaacaagttataaCAGTTTCCGAACAAAGTTCTTCCGTCTTGAAATCTCATGATATGACAGATCGCAGAACAATTTCAACATCACAACCTAATCTCTatgagaaaattgaaattatctcaAATACAAACAAAACAAGGAAGGAAACTAATAAACAATTAAATCAACAGGAATCTTTCGAATTTGGGGGAGATGAAGAAAACAAGACAGATGAAAATACGCAACTATCAAAAAACCGAAGAGCTAATATCGGAACTGCACGAATACAAAAAAGTGATGTATATATCAAGTTCCAATCAGTCGATCCGGACAAAGTGAACAAAAAACTGTGGCTTTTCATTTCTAGAGTGAAAGCCTCTGTGGAAAAATCTGATATTCGATTATATATTGCGGAGAAAGCGTCAGTGGATATCAGTGAAATAAATGTGCAGATTTTGGatacaaaatcagaaaaaagctTTAAGGAATTCATGGTCGGAGTTCCAATAGACTTAGAGAAGCAAATATATAAGAATAAGTTTTGGCCCACAGGAATATATTTCTCTCCTTTCGACTTCGCACGTGGACAACATTTTTCAGAG GAACAAGCCTCCATTTATAACTCTTTACGATTCGAAGAAGATGATGGTTTGAACTACAGTTCGGCAATGGCTCATTCATTTTTCCATGGATATTTGAGATTGATTTTACCAAAAACGGGTGGACAGGACAAGaatttaattgaaattattgaagTATATTCTGATAAGCATAACGTCCAGGTTTTTCCCAAACTCTTCATATTGGTACCAAAGTCGGCTGTGTGCCCTGTTAGTTTAGAAGGGACCAATATTCATTTGAGTTCC AGTTTAGAGGAAAAGCAATTGACGATAGCTGGAGTTCAGAAGAGAGTGTATAAAAATTCCGTGTATAAAGTTAGGGATCCACAGAACCCAAAGCAGCCTAACTATGTTTGTGCAGAATATGCTACTCCATTAAGAACTTTTTTCAAAGCGTTGGAAGCTAGTGGAAAATACAACG aaaACTTCAAAAAGCACCAAGATGATATCGTTTTGCATTTTTATTTGACGACAAGAGATTTAGTGATGAATGATCCAGACATTAGTAATCTATGTGAATTGATTTATTATGATG ATCGTGATGAAAAAGGCAACTTCAGGGATGTAGCTCCCATACTACtcagaaaaataagaaaaaggtTGTGA